The Microbulbifer sp. YPW1 genome contains a region encoding:
- the smc gene encoding chromosome segregation protein SMC, with protein MRLKCIKLAGFKSFVDPTTVYFPSNLSAVVGPNGCGKSNTIDAVRWVMGESSAKNLRGDSMTDVIFNGSSGRKPVGQASIELVFDNSAGKLTGEYAAFSEISVKRKVTRDGQNNYYLNGEKCRRRDVTDLFLGTGLGPRSYAIIEQGMISKLIEAKPEELRVFIEEAAGISKYKERRRDTENRMRRTHENLERLTDIRDELDRQLARLERQSAAAEKYSRFKEEERTHKAHLQALKYKDLDDQAKAKQQQIGELELTVEELVTRQVSCDTGIEEQRVAYHDLSDAFNEVQGRFYSVGADIARLEQSISHARERNAQLQSDFSRTEQEYNESQSLLAADQEKAVEFDAELEVIVPDLEMVQAAEEESAQALLTAEDQMRDWQNEWDQFNQGASGSRQRAEVQQSRIQHLETSTQRLQDRISKLQSERESLSGAGDDSELEQQNEELAELEMQLAELRESISEQVEQLAELRRQETDIAADLDKERLQLQTSRGRQASLEALQQAAMGQGKAVASWLEQQNLQDRPRLAEQISARSGWETAVETVLGAQLQAVCIDQIESLQESLTSLESGQAVFVDGNSVSSVASGSLPKLADVVDGPAGLTGLIDGIYTAEDLTAALAQRAQLRAGESIVTRDGLWVGPSWLRVSRGADAEAGVLARKQELENLEQSLAECEARIEELSEQREQLRGRAAELESGIEQGRNNAEQLNRRTGDLRSQLSAQRARQEQMDERRRRIEQEIAEVKEQKEMESEAISEARIVLQEAVEAMSDDTDRRETMLARREELREALDNARQRAREDKDRAHELAMREQSVRTQKVSLERTLQVLREQVERLQERREQLTLQMEEAQDPSQDFQAELEEKLGQRIEVENELSEARKNLEDVESSLRNQEQERHKAESALQGVRAQLEQQRLTAQTLETQRNGLVEQLREADHDLEVLLEELPEELTIEAVQQDIELVAARISRLGPINLAAIDEYKQESERKHYLDRQYDDLTDALETLENAIRRIDKETRTRFKETFDQVNSGLQELFPKVFGGGHAYLELTGDDLLDTGIAIMARPPGKRNSTIHLLSGGEKALTAIALVFSIFRLNPAPFCMLDEVDAPLDDANVGRYARMVKEMSAHVQFIYITHNKIAMEMADQLLGVTMHEPGVSRLVSVDVEEAAELASA; from the coding sequence ATGCGTTTGAAGTGCATCAAGTTGGCCGGGTTCAAATCCTTCGTCGATCCGACCACCGTTTACTTCCCTTCCAACCTCAGCGCCGTGGTCGGCCCCAACGGTTGTGGCAAGTCAAATACCATCGACGCCGTGCGCTGGGTAATGGGTGAGTCCTCCGCGAAGAACCTGCGCGGCGACTCCATGACCGACGTCATCTTCAATGGCTCCAGCGGCCGTAAGCCAGTGGGTCAGGCCTCCATCGAGCTGGTGTTCGACAATTCAGCCGGCAAGCTGACCGGTGAGTACGCCGCTTTCAGCGAAATCTCCGTCAAGCGTAAAGTAACCCGCGATGGGCAGAACAATTACTATCTGAACGGTGAAAAGTGTCGCCGGCGGGACGTGACCGATCTGTTCCTGGGAACCGGTCTCGGACCGCGTAGTTACGCGATCATCGAGCAGGGCATGATCTCCAAGCTGATTGAGGCCAAGCCGGAAGAGCTGCGGGTATTTATCGAGGAGGCCGCGGGCATCTCCAAGTACAAGGAGCGCCGCCGCGATACCGAAAACCGCATGCGCCGCACCCATGAGAACCTGGAGCGCCTTACCGATATCCGCGATGAGCTGGATCGCCAGCTGGCCCGCCTTGAGCGCCAGTCCGCGGCAGCGGAGAAATACAGCCGCTTCAAGGAGGAGGAGCGCACCCACAAAGCGCACCTGCAGGCGCTCAAGTACAAAGACCTGGACGATCAGGCCAAGGCCAAGCAGCAGCAGATCGGTGAGCTCGAGCTTACCGTGGAGGAGCTGGTCACCCGACAGGTGAGCTGCGACACCGGTATCGAAGAACAGCGCGTGGCCTACCACGACCTGTCCGATGCATTTAACGAGGTGCAGGGCCGTTTTTACTCGGTGGGCGCGGATATCGCGCGTCTGGAGCAGAGTATTTCCCATGCGCGTGAGCGCAACGCTCAGCTGCAGAGCGATTTTTCCCGAACCGAACAGGAATACAACGAATCTCAGTCACTGCTCGCGGCGGACCAGGAAAAGGCGGTGGAGTTCGACGCAGAGCTCGAAGTCATCGTGCCGGATCTGGAAATGGTGCAGGCGGCAGAGGAAGAATCTGCACAGGCACTGCTGACCGCGGAAGACCAGATGCGCGATTGGCAGAACGAGTGGGACCAGTTCAACCAGGGTGCTTCCGGTTCCCGTCAGCGAGCCGAGGTTCAGCAGTCGCGTATCCAGCATCTGGAAACCTCGACCCAGCGCCTGCAAGACCGTATCAGCAAGCTGCAGAGTGAGCGCGAGAGCCTATCCGGTGCTGGCGATGACAGCGAACTGGAACAGCAGAACGAAGAGCTGGCCGAGCTGGAAATGCAGCTGGCGGAGCTGCGCGAATCCATTTCCGAGCAGGTTGAGCAGCTCGCAGAGTTGCGCCGCCAGGAAACCGATATCGCTGCGGACCTGGATAAAGAACGCCTGCAACTGCAGACCAGCCGCGGCCGCCAGGCTTCCCTGGAAGCCCTCCAGCAGGCCGCAATGGGGCAGGGCAAAGCAGTAGCCAGCTGGCTGGAACAGCAAAACCTGCAAGATCGCCCGCGCCTGGCGGAGCAGATCAGCGCCCGGTCCGGTTGGGAGACCGCCGTTGAAACCGTACTCGGTGCCCAGCTGCAGGCGGTGTGCATCGATCAGATCGAGTCCCTGCAGGAGTCGCTCACCAGTCTCGAGAGTGGTCAGGCGGTATTTGTTGATGGCAACAGTGTTTCTTCTGTCGCCAGTGGCAGCCTGCCCAAGCTGGCGGACGTCGTGGATGGCCCCGCGGGCCTGACAGGTCTGATCGACGGTATCTACACTGCCGAAGACCTGACCGCGGCGCTCGCCCAGCGCGCCCAGTTGCGAGCCGGTGAATCCATTGTCACCCGCGATGGCCTCTGGGTGGGCCCGAGCTGGTTGCGTGTAAGCCGCGGTGCGGATGCGGAAGCGGGCGTTCTGGCACGCAAGCAGGAATTGGAAAACCTCGAGCAGTCCCTGGCGGAATGTGAAGCGCGCATCGAGGAACTGTCCGAGCAGCGCGAACAGCTGCGCGGGCGCGCCGCAGAGCTGGAATCCGGTATCGAGCAGGGGCGCAACAACGCCGAGCAGCTGAACCGTCGTACCGGCGACCTGCGCAGCCAGCTGTCTGCCCAGCGTGCCCGCCAGGAACAGATGGACGAGCGCCGCCGTCGTATCGAGCAGGAAATTGCCGAAGTAAAAGAGCAGAAAGAGATGGAGTCCGAAGCCATCTCAGAAGCGCGAATCGTACTGCAGGAAGCGGTCGAGGCCATGAGCGACGATACGGATCGTCGCGAGACAATGCTTGCCCGCCGTGAAGAGCTGCGTGAAGCGCTGGATAACGCCCGCCAGCGCGCCCGTGAAGACAAGGACCGCGCGCACGAACTGGCCATGCGCGAGCAGTCCGTGCGTACCCAGAAAGTATCCCTGGAGCGCACGCTGCAGGTGCTGCGCGAACAGGTGGAGCGCCTGCAGGAGCGCCGCGAGCAGCTTACCCTGCAGATGGAAGAGGCCCAGGATCCGTCCCAGGATTTCCAGGCCGAGCTCGAAGAAAAACTGGGCCAGCGTATCGAGGTGGAGAACGAGCTTTCTGAAGCGCGCAAGAACCTGGAAGACGTGGAATCCAGCCTGCGCAATCAGGAGCAGGAACGCCACAAGGCGGAGTCTGCGCTGCAGGGGGTGCGCGCACAGCTGGAGCAGCAGCGCCTCACGGCCCAGACCCTGGAAACCCAGCGCAATGGCCTGGTCGAGCAGTTGCGCGAGGCGGACCACGATCTGGAAGTCCTCCTCGAGGAACTCCCGGAAGAGCTGACTATCGAAGCAGTACAGCAGGATATCGAGCTGGTGGCTGCGCGTATTTCCCGTCTCGGCCCGATCAACCTGGCGGCCATCGACGAGTACAAGCAGGAATCCGAGCGCAAGCACTATCTGGATCGCCAGTACGATGACCTGACCGATGCGCTGGAGACCCTGGAAAATGCCATCCGCCGCATCGATAAAGAGACCCGGACCCGCTTCAAGGAGACCTTTGACCAGGTCAACAGCGGTCTGCAGGAACTGTTCCCGAAAGTATTCGGCGGTGGTCACGCCTATCTGGAGCTGACCGGAGACGACCTGCTGGATACCGGTATCGCGATCATGGCGCGCCCGCCCGGCAAGCGAAACAGCACCATCCACCTGCTTTCCGGTGGGGAAAAGGCGCTGACGGCGATCGCGCTGGTGTTCTCCATTTTCCGCCTGAATCCCGCACCTTTCTGTATGCTGGACGAGGTGGACGCACCGCTGGATGATGCCAACGTTGGACGCTACGCGCGCATGGTGAAAGAAATGTCCGCGCACGTGCAGTTCATCTACATTACACATAACAAGATCGCCATGGAGATGGCCGATCAGTTGCTCGGTGTGACCATGCACGAGCCGGGCGTGTCGCGCCTGGTGTCCGTGGACGTGGAAGAAGCCGCGGAACTGGCGTCTGCGTAA
- a CDS encoding aspartate ammonia-lyase: MPESTSGAPENYRIEEDSLGEVRVPQGARYGAQTQRAVENFPVSGYTLPVEFLRAVVAIKKAAAEANLCLGLLEKEVAEAIIAACEQLSETDFQQQFPIDIFQTGSGTSTNMNVNEVLAHMASEHSGLTVGANDHVNMCQSSNDVIPSAIHLSALLALQNKLLPALVHLIDVTEEKAEAVDGVIKTGRTHLMDAVPVSLSQELNAWAAQVRLCKERIENSLPRLEQLAQGGTAVGSGLNAHAEFAEIFARKLSGDCGVYLRPAENLFAAIASQDTAVEVSGQLKTLAVALMKIANDLRWMNSGPLAGFGEIALPALQPGSSIMPGKVNPVIAESVAMVAAKVIGNDTTITVAGQSGNFQLNVMLPVIAFSLLESIRILSTGTRLLADKAIAGFEVNEARMQQALARNPILVTALNPVIGYARAAEIAKAAYASGRPILDVAVEMTNLSKSELEKLLDPARLSQGGIIDGD, from the coding sequence ATGCCTGAATCCACATCCGGGGCACCGGAAAATTATCGTATCGAAGAAGACAGCCTCGGCGAAGTGCGAGTGCCACAGGGCGCACGTTACGGTGCCCAGACCCAGCGTGCGGTGGAGAATTTCCCCGTCAGCGGATACACCCTGCCGGTGGAGTTCCTGCGTGCGGTAGTGGCGATAAAAAAAGCGGCGGCCGAGGCAAACCTGTGTCTTGGTCTACTCGAAAAAGAGGTGGCCGAGGCGATTATCGCAGCCTGTGAGCAACTGTCTGAAACCGACTTTCAGCAACAATTCCCCATCGATATTTTCCAGACCGGTTCCGGTACCAGCACCAATATGAATGTGAATGAAGTGCTGGCCCACATGGCATCGGAGCACAGTGGCCTGACGGTAGGCGCCAACGATCATGTCAATATGTGTCAGAGCAGTAACGATGTGATTCCTTCGGCGATCCATCTTTCCGCATTGCTGGCGCTGCAAAACAAACTCCTGCCGGCACTGGTACACCTGATCGATGTGACCGAGGAGAAAGCAGAAGCGGTGGACGGTGTGATCAAAACTGGTCGCACCCACTTGATGGATGCGGTACCGGTTTCACTATCTCAGGAGCTGAATGCGTGGGCGGCGCAGGTGCGCCTGTGCAAGGAGCGGATCGAAAATTCACTGCCGCGTCTCGAGCAATTGGCTCAGGGCGGCACCGCAGTGGGGTCGGGATTGAATGCGCACGCAGAATTTGCCGAGATCTTTGCGCGCAAGCTGAGTGGCGATTGCGGTGTTTACCTGCGCCCGGCGGAGAACCTGTTTGCGGCCATTGCCAGTCAGGACACGGCAGTGGAAGTTTCCGGACAATTGAAAACGCTGGCGGTGGCGCTGATGAAGATCGCCAATGACCTGCGCTGGATGAATAGCGGCCCCCTCGCCGGGTTTGGTGAGATTGCGTTGCCTGCACTACAACCGGGCAGCAGTATCATGCCGGGCAAGGTTAATCCGGTAATTGCGGAGTCTGTGGCCATGGTTGCGGCCAAGGTCATCGGCAATGACACCACCATCACAGTGGCGGGGCAGAGTGGAAATTTTCAACTCAATGTCATGTTGCCGGTCATTGCATTTTCCCTGCTGGAAAGCATCCGGATACTCAGCACCGGCACCCGCTTGCTGGCAGATAAGGCGATAGCAGGGTTTGAAGTGAACGAAGCGCGTATGCAGCAGGCCCTGGCGAGGAATCCGATCCTGGTAACCGCGCTCAACCCGGTAATCGGCTACGCGCGCGCGGCGGAAATCGCCAAGGCGGCTTATGCCAGTGGTCGGCCGATACTGGATGTTGCGGTGGAAATGACGAATCTTTCCAAAAGCGAATTGGAAAAGCTTCTCGACCCGGCGCGGCTGAGTCAGGGCGGAATCATAGATGGTGACTGA
- a CDS encoding AraC family transcriptional regulator, translated as MENTHEDIRIPITYVQRLLDEASQHGCDRAELLGSVGISEQDLEDTAAFSAVKYGRLYQRVMWLSQDEWFGMLSGGRVRSGSFRLLCLTVVNCATVRQAITLSAQFMEICRGFRVKPVLYREGDKDRVVIEGISSLQPGEFDQLIAETSPGVIRTTLAVWHRFYCWLVGREIPLAKLHFSFSCPEEFLALAQSEAEELLFDQPGNALEYESRYLDYPIVQSPQTVEDFIRTAPYHLVISDGNANSIKTKVKTILNRDVSESMPAAEAVAERLNMSVTTLRRKLQQENTSYQKLKDECRMEAAFHYLSCPDLSNTQIAEMLGFDEASAFFRAFKKWTGVTPGEYRKSPRSTSAGL; from the coding sequence ATGGAAAACACCCACGAAGATATTCGAATCCCGATTACCTATGTGCAGCGCCTGCTGGATGAAGCTTCCCAGCACGGATGCGATCGCGCGGAACTGCTGGGGTCGGTGGGTATTTCCGAACAGGATCTGGAGGATACCGCCGCGTTTTCCGCGGTGAAGTACGGACGTCTTTACCAACGTGTGATGTGGCTGTCACAGGACGAGTGGTTTGGTATGTTGAGCGGTGGGCGGGTGCGTTCCGGCTCCTTCCGGTTGCTGTGCCTGACCGTGGTGAACTGCGCAACGGTGCGGCAGGCGATCACCCTGAGCGCCCAGTTTATGGAGATCTGCCGGGGGTTTCGCGTCAAGCCGGTGCTGTACCGGGAGGGCGACAAGGATCGCGTGGTCATCGAGGGCATCAGCTCCCTGCAGCCCGGTGAGTTTGATCAACTGATTGCAGAGACTTCGCCCGGGGTCATCCGCACCACCCTGGCGGTTTGGCATCGCTTTTATTGCTGGCTGGTCGGTCGGGAAATCCCGCTGGCAAAATTACATTTTTCTTTTTCGTGTCCGGAAGAGTTCCTCGCGCTGGCGCAGAGTGAAGCGGAAGAGCTGCTGTTCGACCAGCCGGGTAATGCGCTCGAGTACGAGAGCCGCTACCTGGACTATCCCATTGTGCAGAGCCCGCAGACGGTAGAGGATTTTATCCGCACCGCGCCCTACCACCTGGTGATCAGTGACGGCAATGCCAACAGCATCAAGACCAAGGTAAAGACCATTCTCAACCGGGATGTGAGCGAATCCATGCCGGCGGCAGAGGCGGTCGCCGAGCGCCTGAATATGTCGGTTACTACCCTGCGTCGCAAGCTCCAGCAGGAGAATACGTCTTACCAGAAACTGAAAGACGAGTGCCGAATGGAAGCGGCGTTTCACTATCTGAGCTGTCCGGATCTCTCCAATACCCAGATCGCGGAAATGCTCGGTTTCGACGAGGCGAGTGCTTTTTTTCGCGCGTTCAAGAAGTGGACCGGGGTGACACCCGGCGAATATCGCAAAAGCCCTCGCTCCACCTCGGCCGGGCTGTAA
- the ccmI gene encoding c-type cytochrome biogenesis protein CcmI, whose product MTDLWLILALLMLPLAFFIAWPLLSGQGKAASALSNDADTNTQAALYREHLAELETSRASGAVDEAQYLSLKNELARKLLAEEGGSYRVAQARNGGRGLLFALAFALPFTAVGLYFYWGAHQDLSLHRDLVASQSGETDMVVEARITQQLKARIQSHPQDISSRYVLAQRLLVSNDLQGAIAQYRYIVAHEPEAANIRAELAQALFFGNGSKMSPEVLREVDQVLAIQPSNTTALGLAGIAAFDREDYVAARDFWQRAQAQMAPGSSAAQALAAGVARAEKAIADAGGQVVVNESPEAGSPEGAESAKGSEGAANRIALKITLPDSVQSSPDTPVFVYARTADSPMPVAIVRLTAADLPAEVVLDESRAMMPGRSLKTVDEVELVARLAINGNARPAPGDWQGEVKGLARADWGKPIHISINEKI is encoded by the coding sequence ATGACTGATCTCTGGCTGATACTGGCATTGCTGATGCTGCCGCTCGCGTTTTTCATTGCCTGGCCCCTGCTCAGTGGGCAGGGCAAGGCGGCGTCTGCATTGTCGAATGATGCGGATACCAACACCCAGGCGGCACTGTACCGGGAGCACCTGGCTGAATTGGAAACGTCTCGCGCCAGCGGTGCGGTAGATGAAGCCCAGTACCTATCCTTGAAAAACGAGCTGGCGCGCAAACTGCTGGCGGAAGAGGGGGGATCCTATCGGGTTGCCCAGGCGCGCAACGGTGGGCGGGGGCTCTTGTTTGCACTCGCGTTTGCGCTGCCCTTTACCGCGGTGGGGCTGTATTTTTACTGGGGTGCTCATCAAGACCTGTCCCTGCACCGTGATCTGGTGGCGAGCCAGTCCGGTGAAACCGATATGGTGGTCGAGGCCCGTATTACCCAGCAGTTGAAAGCGCGTATTCAGTCACACCCGCAGGATATTTCCTCCCGCTATGTGCTGGCCCAGCGTTTGCTGGTGAGCAATGACCTGCAGGGTGCGATTGCGCAGTACCGCTATATCGTGGCTCATGAGCCCGAGGCGGCGAATATTCGTGCGGAGCTGGCACAGGCGCTGTTCTTTGGCAATGGGTCAAAGATGTCGCCGGAGGTCCTGCGCGAAGTGGATCAGGTACTTGCGATCCAACCCAGCAACACAACCGCCCTCGGCCTGGCCGGAATCGCGGCGTTTGATCGCGAGGATTATGTGGCTGCCAGGGATTTCTGGCAGCGCGCACAAGCGCAGATGGCCCCGGGTTCCAGTGCCGCTCAGGCGCTTGCCGCCGGCGTTGCGCGGGCGGAAAAGGCGATTGCCGACGCCGGCGGACAGGTGGTGGTCAATGAGTCGCCGGAAGCTGGCTCCCCGGAGGGCGCGGAGAGTGCCAAGGGTTCAGAGGGCGCGGCCAACCGCATCGCGCTCAAGATCACCCTGCCGGATAGCGTGCAGTCCTCCCCGGACACCCCGGTATTTGTTTACGCCCGCACCGCCGACAGCCCTATGCCGGTGGCGATTGTGCGGCTGACCGCAGCAGACCTGCCAGCAGAAGTGGTGCTCGACGAGTCCCGCGCGATGATGCCCGGCCGCAGTCTCAAGACCGTGGACGAGGTGGAACTGGTTGCGCGACTGGCGATCAATGGTAATGCCCGTCCGGCACCGGGGGATTGGCAGGGCGAGGTAAAAGGCCTGGCCCGTGCCGACTGGGGCAAGCCGATCCATATCTCCATCAACGAAAAAATCTGA
- the ligA gene encoding NAD-dependent DNA ligase LigA, with translation MTKSIPQEKQQRVNELHEILNRANYEYYVLDTPELPDVEYDRCLRELQELEREYPQLITSDSPTQRVGAEPLAAFTQIRHEMPMLSLDNAFNDEEMEDFDRRIRDRLNSSAPVEYACEPKLDGIAVSLLYRQGILERAATRGDGTVGEDITQNVRTIYSVPLKLLDEDVPPVLEVRGEIYMPKAGFDALNEKARAAGEKGFVNPRNAAAGSLRQLDSRITAQRPLELCVYSVGVVEGGDLPERHSEVLEQLNRWGFRINSEMAVAEDIQACIEYHRKLGEKRAQLPYDIDGIVFKVNSIPLQRRLGFVARAPRWATAYKFPAQEEMTRLLDVEFQVGRTGAVTPVARLEPVFVGGVTVSNATLHNRDEIARLGVKIGDTVIIRRAGDVIPQVVSVVESRRPQDARDIEFPAHCPVCDSPVEATPGEAVARCSGGLICSAQRKQAIKHFASRKAMDIDGLGDKLVEQLVDEGLLKSVSGLYHLSLEPLTGLERMGEKSAQNLLDALERSKSTTLPKFLYALGIREVGEATARNLARHFGDLEHLMQADSEALQQVDDVGPVVAHYVAEFFEQPHNLEEIAALQQAGVHWEAEVQEEGSQPLAGQTWVLTGKLETLSRSEAKDYLQRLGAKVAGSVSANTHTVVAGPGAGSKLNKARDLDLPVLDEEGLMAMLREQGIEI, from the coding sequence ATGACAAAGAGCATTCCCCAGGAAAAACAGCAGCGCGTCAACGAACTGCACGAAATCCTCAACCGCGCCAATTACGAATACTATGTGCTGGACACACCGGAATTGCCGGATGTGGAGTACGACCGTTGTCTGCGCGAACTGCAGGAGCTTGAGCGTGAATACCCGCAACTGATTACCTCTGATTCACCCACCCAGCGCGTGGGCGCTGAGCCTCTCGCCGCATTCACCCAGATCCGCCACGAGATGCCCATGCTGTCGCTGGACAATGCGTTCAACGATGAAGAGATGGAAGACTTTGACCGCCGCATCCGCGATCGCCTGAACAGCAGTGCGCCGGTGGAATATGCCTGTGAACCCAAGCTGGATGGCATTGCCGTGAGCTTGCTGTATCGCCAGGGGATTCTCGAGCGTGCAGCCACCCGCGGTGATGGCACTGTGGGTGAAGATATCACCCAGAATGTGCGCACTATCTATTCTGTCCCGCTGAAGTTGCTCGACGAAGACGTGCCGCCGGTGCTGGAGGTGCGCGGTGAAATTTACATGCCGAAGGCGGGGTTCGATGCCCTGAATGAAAAGGCCCGGGCCGCCGGGGAAAAGGGGTTTGTAAACCCGCGCAATGCGGCCGCTGGCAGCTTGCGCCAGTTGGACTCGCGGATTACCGCGCAGCGCCCGCTGGAATTATGTGTGTACAGCGTCGGTGTCGTGGAGGGCGGCGACTTGCCCGAGCGCCACTCTGAAGTGCTCGAGCAGCTGAATCGCTGGGGGTTCCGCATCAATAGTGAAATGGCGGTGGCGGAGGATATACAGGCGTGTATCGAGTACCACCGCAAGCTGGGCGAGAAGCGTGCGCAGCTGCCGTACGATATCGACGGCATTGTGTTCAAGGTTAACAGTATTCCGCTGCAGCGCCGCCTGGGATTTGTGGCGCGGGCGCCGCGCTGGGCCACCGCGTATAAATTTCCCGCGCAGGAGGAGATGACCCGCTTGCTGGATGTGGAATTCCAGGTGGGACGCACCGGTGCGGTGACGCCGGTGGCGCGCCTGGAGCCGGTGTTTGTGGGTGGCGTAACCGTGTCCAATGCCACGCTGCACAATCGCGATGAAATTGCCCGCCTCGGGGTAAAGATCGGCGATACGGTGATAATCCGTCGCGCGGGTGATGTGATTCCCCAGGTGGTTTCCGTGGTGGAAAGTCGCCGTCCGCAAGATGCCCGGGATATCGAGTTTCCCGCGCACTGCCCGGTGTGCGATTCGCCGGTCGAGGCGACCCCCGGCGAAGCCGTTGCCCGCTGTAGTGGCGGACTTATTTGCAGTGCCCAGCGCAAGCAGGCGATCAAGCATTTTGCCTCTCGCAAGGCCATGGATATTGATGGGCTCGGCGACAAACTGGTGGAGCAGCTTGTGGACGAGGGGCTGCTAAAGTCCGTATCCGGCCTTTACCACCTGTCCCTCGAGCCCCTGACCGGTCTCGAGCGCATGGGCGAAAAGTCGGCCCAGAATCTGCTCGATGCGCTGGAGAGGAGCAAAAGTACAACCCTGCCCAAATTTCTCTACGCGCTGGGGATTCGCGAGGTGGGCGAGGCCACAGCGCGCAATCTGGCGCGGCACTTCGGCGATCTCGAACATCTGATGCAGGCGGACAGTGAGGCCCTGCAACAGGTCGATGATGTGGGCCCGGTAGTAGCTCACTATGTGGCAGAGTTCTTCGAGCAGCCCCATAACCTGGAGGAAATTGCCGCGCTGCAGCAGGCCGGTGTGCACTGGGAAGCGGAGGTGCAGGAAGAGGGCTCGCAGCCACTGGCTGGGCAGACCTGGGTATTGACCGGCAAGCTTGAGACCCTGTCTCGCAGCGAGGCCAAGGATTACCTGCAGCGGCTCGGCGCCAAGGTGGCAGGCAGTGTCTCTGCCAACACCCATACGGTGGTGGCGGGGCCAGGTGCCGGTTCAAAACTGAACAAGGCGCGCGACCTCGATCTGCCGGTGCTCGATGAAGAAGGGCTGATGGCCATGTTGCGTGAGCAGGGTATTGAAATTTAA
- the zipA gene encoding cell division protein ZipA: MDNWLINLLALVLLGVVLDGARRAYLKHRDTMKVSRNLSRSMRRDMDDYNDDILSPPRAVDAGERDQPVTEKRSSSAPVVQQSARFAEPDLEYIDPEEAEKRRQIAAELPGTVRVVQRRKPEDASQVNRKVQQNFQSSRKPLAGSKPDRRDADIPEPAVTAEPPRPHVPEQVALNLEEQVPMLMDSVTDADQEPAAEPESTTALGRTADLEQLAPELAHQQPLEQQSVRSPQSGAGRDAETDPLGSLAQESVAGDRREPSLDESVSLESLQEVSEPVGDEAARTASEPPAKSGWAAADLKLPELKFPEFKKPASPARESRSATESRDTAGSSRAGKRGSKGKAAESAKERAVEEVLILNIMAPAGDYFEGNDLLRVLLSSGLRFGDMNIFHYHCGEAGEGSALFSLANIVVPGTFDMSEMEDFTTPGVSLFLALPAEVEALKAFDTLLSTARGIAEQLGGELKDENRSVFTAQTAEHYRQRVMEFQRRKALARAQA, translated from the coding sequence ATGGACAACTGGCTGATCAATTTGCTGGCTCTGGTGCTGCTCGGGGTAGTACTCGATGGCGCGCGCCGCGCCTATCTCAAGCACCGCGACACCATGAAAGTTTCCCGTAACCTGTCCCGATCCATGCGTCGGGACATGGACGATTACAACGATGACATTCTCTCACCGCCGCGGGCGGTGGACGCGGGCGAGCGCGACCAGCCGGTGACTGAAAAACGGTCATCCAGCGCGCCCGTCGTGCAGCAAAGCGCCCGTTTTGCCGAGCCCGATCTCGAATATATCGATCCGGAAGAAGCGGAGAAGCGTCGCCAGATCGCCGCGGAGCTGCCCGGCACGGTACGCGTGGTGCAGCGACGCAAGCCAGAGGACGCCTCCCAGGTCAATCGCAAGGTGCAGCAAAACTTCCAGTCCTCGCGCAAACCCCTGGCGGGAAGCAAGCCCGATCGCCGCGATGCCGATATTCCGGAACCGGCCGTAACGGCTGAGCCGCCGCGCCCGCATGTGCCGGAGCAGGTCGCCCTGAATCTGGAGGAGCAGGTGCCCATGCTCATGGATTCCGTGACTGACGCGGACCAGGAGCCGGCTGCAGAGCCGGAATCCACCACTGCGCTCGGTCGCACCGCAGACCTTGAGCAGCTTGCCCCGGAGCTGGCACACCAGCAGCCGCTGGAGCAACAGTCCGTGAGATCTCCGCAATCTGGCGCTGGCCGCGATGCAGAAACCGACCCGCTGGGTAGTCTGGCCCAGGAGTCTGTGGCGGGCGACCGTCGGGAGCCCTCACTGGACGAATCTGTAAGTCTCGAATCCCTGCAGGAAGTTTCTGAGCCTGTCGGGGATGAAGCTGCGCGCACCGCTTCCGAGCCCCCGGCCAAGTCTGGCTGGGCTGCCGCAGACCTGAAACTGCCGGAACTGAAGTTTCCCGAATTCAAGAAGCCGGCCTCCCCGGCTCGGGAATCCCGCAGCGCAACAGAGAGTCGTGATACGGCGGGCAGCAGCCGTGCAGGCAAGCGCGGTAGCAAGGGCAAGGCCGCGGAGTCGGCAAAGGAGCGCGCCGTGGAAGAAGTGCTGATCCTCAATATCATGGCGCCCGCGGGCGACTATTTTGAAGGCAATGATCTGTTGCGTGTGCTGCTTTCCAGCGGCCTGCGTTTCGGCGATATGAATATTTTCCACTATCACTGCGGCGAAGCGGGCGAGGGTTCGGCACTGTTCAGCCTCGCGAATATTGTGGTGCCCGGCACTTTCGATATGTCCGAGATGGAAGATTTCACCACCCCGGGTGTCAGCCTGTTCCTGGCACTGCCCGCGGAGGTAGAGGCTCTCAAGGCTTTCGATACCCTGCTGTCCACTGCACGTGGCATCGCCGAGCAGTTGGGTGGCGAGCTCAAGGATGAAAACCGCAGTGTCTTCACCGCGCAGACCGCGGAACACTATCGCCAGCGGGTCATGGAGTTCCAGCGACGCAAGGCGCTGGCCCGGGCCCAGGCATAA